TTTCTCCTACGGCTGTCCCAAGCACATAGGGCATGTTCTGACCGCCGTATTCTTCGGGCATATCAAGTCCAGTCCAACCACCTTCACGGACCTGATCAAACGCTTCTTTGAAGCCTGTCGGGACACGGACCACACCGTTTTCAAGCGAGCAGCCCTCTTTGTCACCGACCGCATTGAGCGGGGCGAGAACGTCTGAGCAAATTTTGCCCGCTTCCTCAAGGACCGCAGCTGTGAAGTCTGGCTCAAGCTCACTGTAGCCTGAAATATCGGATGCGCTGGCTTTGAGAACCTCGTGTAGAACGAATTGAAGGTCTTTAACGGGGGCTGTGTAACTCGGCATGTGGTCTCTCCCTGAAGTCTTTTTTTGCGGTCTGTTCTGTTTATTCGGCGGCGTCTTTGCCTTCGGCCATTGCCGCAAGTGTCTGTGCGACGCCGTTAATCTGGTCGCCGAGGTCCTTGATCGCTAGGGTGAGTTCGTCACGCTGGCGAACCATGTCCGCAAGGCGCTCTTGAGCGATTGCAAATGTGCGGGCGAGCTGTGTCTGCTGCTGGTCGCCGACATGGTAAAGCTCAAGCAGCTGGCGGATTTCTTCGAGAGAAAACCCAAAGCGCTTGCCGCGCAGGATGAGCTTGAGGCGACCACGATCGCGGCGTGTGAACAGGCGCTTCTGGCCGTCGCGCAGCGGCGACAAGAGCTCTTTGGCTTCATAGAAACGCAAGGTGCGGGGCGTCACATCATAGGTGTCGCACATCTCGCGGATCGTCATCAGTTTATCTGTATCAGGCATGAAAACATCTCGTTTGAGGAACGCGTGATATTTAGATGCAAAGCTTGGCCGAGTCGTTCAAGGGGAAGTTGACGTTTACGTAAACGATACGTTGCGTCACTTCTTGGTTTGAAGGGTTTCCAGTGTCTCTCGGCGGTTTTCCGTCAGCTCTTCAATAGCAGTGTTGAGTTCGGCACGTTGTTTTTCGAGCTCAATGAGCTTGCCATCGGCCATGTCGATCCAGTGCTGGAGTTGGGCTTTTGTACCATGCTCTTCGTAGACCAGCAGGAACTGGCGTATGTCTTCCAGAGGAAAGCCCCAGCGGCGGCCGCGCATGATCAGTGTCATGCGTGCGATCTCGCGAGCGGAGTAAAAGCGCGAGCGGCCTTCGCGCTCGGGCTGAAGCAATTCGATGTATTCATAGTAGCGTAACGTGCGCGGCGTTACGTCGAATTTGGCGCACATGTCTTTGAAGTTTAGCCGTGTGTCCGTCATTCTTAGTCTCCTCGCGCGGACCCTAGGGCGGTGTGGCAAAAGACACAAGACAGACAATTGCGGTGTTACTGCTTGCGAAGGGTGCGGCGGTCTGGAAGTATGTCGCCAACAGAGGCCAAGTGCCCGATGGAGCAAGCGCCCAATGGATAAAACCAAAATTGCCAAACAGTTTATTTCCGCGATCCCACACAGCCGCGCATTGGGCATGGAGCTGACGGATATTTCAGACGGCTACGCGCGAATTGAGATGCCTTATTCCGAGTCTCTTGTGGGCGATCCTGAGACAGGGGTGATCCATGGCGGTGCGGTGTCAGCGCTTATGGATACGTGCTGTGGTGCTGCGGCCATGAGCCATCCGAGCAACCCTGCGGGGACGGCGACGATTGATTTGCGCATTGACTATATGCGCCCAGCGACGCCTGGCCAGACCATCGCTACGGAGGCGCATTGTTACCACATCACCCGCTCAGTTGCCTTTGTGCGGGCTACGGCAACGGATGATGATAAAGAGAATCCAGTGGCTACGGCCACAGGGGCCTTTACGGTGGAGCGCTGAGCATGGCTTACAAACGTCCCGAACCTGTGCAGGTTGTCAAACAACGCCGTGATGCGGCCTTGAGTGCGTTGGTGCACGGTGTGCCTTATATCAACTTTATGGGCATCGAATTTGACCGTCGGGGTGACGAGCTCACGGCTATTCTTCCTTATGATGATAAACTCATTGGCAACCCTTTGTTGCCAGCTCTTCATGGCGGGGCGATCTCCGGATTTATGGAAGTGGCGGCTGTGATTGGGCTTGGCTGGTCTGTGCTTTGGGACGAGATTGAGCGCGGCGATCTGGACGCGGATGAAGTTGTTCAAGGGCATATGCCACGGTTGCCAAAGACCATCGACTTTACCATCGATTATCTTCGCACGGGCCTGCCTCGAGATGCTTATGCGCGTGCAAAAGTGAATCGCTCTGGGCGGCGTTATGCGAGCGTGCATGTCGAGGCGTGGCAAGACAATCGCAACCGCATTTTTGCGCAGGGCACGGGGCACTTCCTGATGCCGCCGCGGCGGGATGAGTGACGCGATAGGCGATAGAGAGATCACCCATCGTCGGGTGCTCAAGATCGCCATTCCCATTTTACTGGCAAATGTGACAATCCCTATTCTCGGCGCGGTGGATACCGCTGTTGTTGGACAAATTCCAGACGCGGCGCCGATTGCGGCGGTGGGCGTGGGCGCTGTGATCATATCGGCCATCTACTGGGTCTTTGGCTTTTTGCGGATGGGCACGACGGGCCTCACCAGCCAAGCAGCGGGACGCGGGGAAGCGGGCGAAGTGGCGGCGCTTTTGACGCGCGCCTTGATGATCGGAGTGGCGGGGGGGCTGTTCTTTGTGCTGATCCAGCCCTTGCTGATCTGGGGAGCCTTTCGCCTTTCGCCTGCGAGCGCGGAAGTCGAGGGGCTGGCGGAGACCTATATGCGAATTCGCATCTTCTCGGCGCCTGCTGCCATTGCGATGTATGGGATTACAGGTTGGTTGATTGCTCAGGAGCGCACGCGGGAAGTCTTGTGGATCCAACTTCTGATGAACGGGGTGAATGTCGGGCTTGATCTTGTTTTCGTCCTTTCGTTTGGCTGGGGTGTTGCTGGGGTCGCTTGGGCCACGTTTATTGCGGAATGGTCAGGGCTGGTGCTTGGGCTGTGGATGTGCCGCGCGGCGTTTGCCCATTCGGCTTGGCGCGATTGGGCGCGGGTGTTTGACCGTATCAAGCTCAAGCGGATGGCTGTGGTGAACAGCGATATTCTGATCCGTTCGCTTTTGTTGCAGGGTATCTTTGTGTCGTTTCTGCTGCTGGGCGGGCGCTTTGGCGATGTGACTTTGGCGGCGAACCAAGTCTTGTTGCAGTTTCTGCACATC
This genomic window from Lentibacter algarum contains:
- a CDS encoding MerR family DNA-binding transcriptional regulator, with the translated sequence MPDTDKLMTIREMCDTYDVTPRTLRFYEAKELLSPLRDGQKRLFTRRDRGRLKLILRGKRFGFSLEEIRQLLELYHVGDQQQTQLARTFAIAQERLADMVRQRDELTLAIKDLGDQINGVAQTLAAMAEGKDAAE
- a CDS encoding PaaI family thioesterase, yielding MDKTKIAKQFISAIPHSRALGMELTDISDGYARIEMPYSESLVGDPETGVIHGGAVSALMDTCCGAAAMSHPSNPAGTATIDLRIDYMRPATPGQTIATEAHCYHITRSVAFVRATATDDDKENPVATATGAFTVER
- a CDS encoding MerR family DNA-binding transcriptional regulator produces the protein MTDTRLNFKDMCAKFDVTPRTLRYYEYIELLQPEREGRSRFYSAREIARMTLIMRGRRWGFPLEDIRQFLLVYEEHGTKAQLQHWIDMADGKLIELEKQRAELNTAIEELTENRRETLETLQTKK
- a CDS encoding MATE family efflux transporter, which encodes MSDAIGDREITHRRVLKIAIPILLANVTIPILGAVDTAVVGQIPDAAPIAAVGVGAVIISAIYWVFGFLRMGTTGLTSQAAGRGEAGEVAALLTRALMIGVAGGLFFVLIQPLLIWGAFRLSPASAEVEGLAETYMRIRIFSAPAAIAMYGITGWLIAQERTREVLWIQLLMNGVNVGLDLVFVLSFGWGVAGVAWATFIAEWSGLVLGLWMCRAAFAHSAWRDWARVFDRIKLKRMAVVNSDILIRSLLLQGIFVSFLLLGGRFGDVTLAANQVLLQFLHITGYALDGFAFAAEALVGQAFGAAAVARVRRAAVLTTYWALALGVLMALAFCLMGPMIIDIMTKAPDVQQEARHYLPWLIAAPVMIVGLTQFDGIFIGATRTADMRNMMAIAFVIYVLAAWALMPRMENHGLWLALHISFIARAGSLALRYPALERAAKAG
- a CDS encoding PaaI family thioesterase, giving the protein MAYKRPEPVQVVKQRRDAALSALVHGVPYINFMGIEFDRRGDELTAILPYDDKLIGNPLLPALHGGAISGFMEVAAVIGLGWSVLWDEIERGDLDADEVVQGHMPRLPKTIDFTIDYLRTGLPRDAYARAKVNRSGRRYASVHVEAWQDNRNRIFAQGTGHFLMPPRRDE